The Vicia villosa cultivar HV-30 ecotype Madison, WI linkage group LG1, Vvil1.0, whole genome shotgun sequence genome includes a region encoding these proteins:
- the LOC131644869 gene encoding probable LRR receptor-like serine/threonine-protein kinase At3g47570 yields MAKLYSTCLCNLFISLYFYFFTCLVMSTKKNITTDEYALLSFKSSIILDPYHVLSNWSISTSSCNWVGVTCDDHHGRVKTLNLSNMALQGTISPQLGNLSFLAFLDLQSNSFHGELPQELLHLKRLKFLDLSYNGFVGEIPLKIGELSKLQHLDLGYNNIVGFIPQSISNLSLLEYLSLQSNFIGETIPLVIGKLQRLRILDVKNNKLSGIIPSTISNMSSLEEIGLLKNSLSGEIPKGIGDLTNLITLNLQSNLLTGNILMLNNSSLQKLGLGFNNLSGILPSNVCQGLPNLRKLYLYGNDFSGKMPNVWRYCKELEDLELSFNNFDKGPIPAEIGNLTKLQSLYLTSTNLKGEIPVSLFNISSMIEIILEGNDLNGTLPGELCNQLPQLEKFSLFGNHLEGTVPRSIGNCTLLQILTFQDNFFSGSIPVEIGNLNQLQFLQLGNNSLSGHVPSNVFNISTLEYFHLDLNSLSGVLPSNMGLGLPNLLQLHMYGNRFVGKIPNTISNASNLVIIDLSLNEFSGVIPNSFGSLRFLESLIIGGNNLTIDESLEFNFLTSLTRCRNLKILEISEISLPLKLPKSIGNLSLEHFWADSCGINGNIPLEIGNMSNLVRLSLSRNDLSGQIPRTIKELQKLQSLGLNYNGLQGSIIDELCEIRSLSELNLTSNKFFGVLPTCLGNMTSLRKIHIGSNMLTSTIPSSFWNLKDILEVNLSSNALIGNIPFEIKNLRALVLLDLSGNQISNNIPTAISFLTTLETLSLANNKLEGPIPASLGQMLSLSFLDLSQNLITGVIPKSLESLSYLRYMNVSYNGLQGEIPNGGPFKKFRAQSFMSNEALCGSPHFQVPPCDKRIRKKSMKKMILIICISCIIVVLGLLAIACIIVQMLKRKKVENPLEKDLSTNLGDLKRISYDELVQATDGFNESNLLGKGGFGSVYQGMLSSGKMVAIKVLDLELEVASRSFDAECKAMRNLRHRNLVEVITSCSNVNFKSLVMEFMSNGSLEKWLYSNNYFLDFLQRLNIMIDVASALEYLHHGSSIPVVHCDLKPSNVLLDKNMVAHVSDFGISKLLDEGQSKTHTRTLATIGYVAPEYGSKGVISVKGDVYSYGIMLMEIFTRKKPTNEMFAGELTLKTWISESMVNSVMEVVDFNLVSQHDKEIHEFLAHVSSVLALALRCCEDSPEARINMIDVTASLIKIKTLFIH; encoded by the exons ATGGCCAAACTATACTCTACTTGCCTTTGCAATCTCTTCATATCACTTTATTTTTACTTCTTCACTTGCTTAGTTATGAGTACTAAGAAAAACATCACCACTGATGAATATGCACTTCTTTCATTCAAATCATCTATCATCTTAGACCCCTATCATGTGCTTAGTAATTGGTCAATATCCACTAGTTCATGCAATTGGGTTGGTGTTACTTGTGATGATCATCATGGAAGAGTAAAAACATTGAATCTTAGTAACATGGCCCTTCAAGGTACCATTTCACCTCAATTAGGAAATCTATCTTTCCTTGCTTTTCTTGATTTACAAAGCAATAGTTTCCATGGTGAGTTGCCACAAGAGTTACTTCATTTGAAAAGACTGAAGTTTTTGGATTTGAGTTACAATGGTTTTGTTGGAGAGATTCCTTTGAAGATAGGGGAGTTATCAAAACTTCAACATTTGGACCTTGGATATAATAATATTGTTGGATTTATTCCTCAATCTATATCCAATTTGTCATTGTTGGAGTATCTAAGTTTGCAATCAAATTTCATTGGAGAAACTATTCCACTTGTTATTGGTAAACTTCAAAGGTTGAGAATTTTGGATGTTAAAAATAACAAGCTATCAGGAATCATTCCATCAACAATTTCAAACATGTCTTCCCTTGAAGAAATCGGCTTATTGAAAAATTCTCTATCAG GAGAAATTCCAAAAGGGATTGGTGATCTTACAAACCTGATAACATTGAACCTTCAATCTAATCTTCTCACTGGCAACATATTAATGTTGAACAACTCATCTTTGCAAAAGTTAGGTCTTGGTTTTAATAATCTCTCTGGAATTCTTCCATCAAATGTTTGTCAAGGACTTCCAAATCTTAGAAAACTCTATCTTTATGGTAATGATTTTTCTGGTAAGATGCCGAATGTTTGGCGTTATTGTAAAGAATTGGAAGATTTGGAGCTATCTTTCAATAATTTTGACAAAGGACCTATTCCTGCTGAAATTGGAAACTTGACAAAGCTTCAATCTTTGTATCTTACTAGCACCAACTTGAAAG GTGAAATACCAGTTTCCCTCTTCAACATCTCTTCGATGATAGAGATAATCCTTGAAGGAAACGATTTAAATGGAACTCTTCCGGGCGAGTTGTGTAATCAACTTCCTCAACTTGAAAAGTTTTCTCTATTCGGTAATCATTTGGAAGGAACCGTTCCACGATCGATTGGCAACTGtacattgttacaaatattaaCTTTCCAGGATAACTTTTTTTCAG GTTCGATACCGGTGGAGATTGGCAATCTCAATCAACTTCAGTTTCTACAACTGGGAAATAACAGCTTGAGTGGACATGTTCCTTCAAATGTCTTCAACATTTCGACATTGGAATATTTTCATCTTGATCTAAATTCTCTCTCTGGCGTGCTTCCGTCAAATATGGGATTAGGCCTTCCAAACCTTCTACAATTACACATGTATGGAAACAGGTTTGTTGGAAAAATTCCAAATACTATTTCCAATGCTTCGAATCTTGTCATAATTGACTTGAGTTTGAATGAATTTAGCGGAGTTATACCTAACTCATTTGGAAGTTTAAGATTCCTTGAATCACTAATCATAGGTGGAAATAATTTGACAATAGATGAGTCTCTTGAATTCAACTTCCTAACTTCACTAACAAGATGCAGAAACTTGAAAATTCTTGAAATTTCAGAGATTAGTTTACCATTAAAACTTCCCAAGTCCATTGGAAACTTATCTCTAGAACATTTTTGGGCAGATTCTTGTGGAATTAATGGAAATATTCCGCTAGAAATCGGAAACATGAGCAACTTGGTTCGATTATCTCTGAGTAGGAACGATTTAAGTGGACAAATCCCTCGTACAATTAAAGAGTTACAGAAACTTCAATCTTTAGGCCTTAACTACAATGGACTTCAAGGATCTATAATTGATGAGCTTTGCGAAATTAGGAGTTTGAGTGAGTTGAATTTAACAAGCAACAAGTTTTTTGGAGTGTTGCCAACATGTTTGGGAAATATGACTTCTCTTAGAAAGATTCACATTGGATCTAACATGTTAACCTCTACAATACCTTCCTCCTTTTGGAATCTCAAAGATATTTTAGAGGTAAACTTGTCCTCTAATGCTTTAATCGGAAATATTCCATTCGAGATTAAGAATTTGAGAGCTCTTGTGCTATTAGATTTGTCtggaaatcaaatttcaaacaacaTTCCAACAGCCATAAGTTTCTTGACAACCTTAGAAACTCTCTCCTTAGCAAATAACAAATTGGAAGGGCCTATCCCAGCATCACTTGGTCAAATGCTAAGTTTGAGCTTTTTGGACTTGTCTCAAAATCTTATAACCGGTGTGATCCCGAAATCTTTGGAGTCACTTTCTTATCTTAGATACATGAATGTCTCATACAATGGATTGCAAGGAGAGATTCCTAATGGAGGGCCTTTCAAGaaatttagagctcaatctttcATGAGTAATGAAGCACTTTGTGGTAGTCCTCACTTTCAAGTACCTCCATGTGATAAACGAATTCGGAAAAAGTCAATGAAAAAGATGATATTAATCATATGCATATCATGCATAATTGTTGTGTTAGGCCTTCTAGCTATTGCATGCATAATAGTTCAAATGTTGAAGAGGAAAAAAGTTGAAAATCCACTAGAAAAGGATTTATCAACTAATTTAGGGGATTTAAAAAGGATCTCCTATGATGAACTTGTGCAGGCAACTGATGGATTCAATGAGAGTAACTTGCTTGGAAAGGGTGGTTTTGGATCTGTGTATCAAGGAATGCTTTCTAGTGGAAAGATGGTAGCAATTAAAGTACTTGACTTGGAATTAGAAGTAGCATCAAGAAGTTTTGATGCAGAATGCAAGGCAATGCGCAATCTTCGGCATCGGAATCTTGTTGAGGTTATTACTAGTTGTTCAAATGTAAATTTCAAATCTTTGGTGATGGAGTTTATGTCAAATGGAAGTTTGGAAAAATGGTTATACTCTAATAACTATTTTTTAGATTTCTTGCAAAGGTTGAATATAATGATCGATGTTGCATCTGCATTGGAGTATCTCCATCACGGTTCTTCAATACCAGTGGTTCATTGTGATCTGAAGCCTAGTAATGTGTTACTTGATAAAAATATGGTTGCACATGTGAGTGATTTTGGCATTTCTAAACTCTTGGATGAAGGACAATCTAAAACTCATACAAGGACGCTAGCCACTATTGGTTATGTTGCACCAG AGTATGGTTCTAAAGGAGTGATTTCAGTTAAAGGAGATGTTTACAGCTATGGAATAATGTTAATGGAAATCTTCACAAGAAAGAAACCAACAAATGAAATGTTTGCAGGAGAATTAACCTTGAAAACTTGGATTAGTGAATCAATGGTTAATTCAGTTATGGAAGTTGTGGATTTCAACTTAGTCTCTCAACATGATAAAGAAATTCATGAATTTTTAGCTCATGTATCATCTGTTTTGGCTTTAGCATTGAGGTGTTGTGAAGACTCACCAGAGGCACGGATTAATATGATTGATGTAACTGCATCATTAATCAAAATCAAGACCTTATTCATCCATTGA